The Nitrospira sp. genome contains a region encoding:
- a CDS encoding flagellar hook assembly protein FlgD produces the protein MVDVSQITSTATPSASEKTGPRQLGQDDFLKLLITQLKSQDPLNPTNNTEFVSQLAQFSQLEQSAKQAQLMQKSLDAQTASLQFTLLPMVGRQVSVDRPLTHVENGSASLTYALEKGAARVQITILDQNRQAVRVLEYTGRQAGLNQAQWDGKDSKGVALPAGIYEYAISAVDNQGAAVAAKGRAQLTVTGVRMEDGQPKLAIGPIAVDPSEIVEVQ, from the coding sequence ATGGTTGATGTATCACAAATCACTTCGACGGCAACTCCATCGGCATCCGAAAAAACAGGACCTCGACAGTTAGGGCAGGACGATTTTCTCAAGCTCCTGATCACGCAATTGAAGAGCCAGGACCCTCTGAACCCAACCAACAATACCGAATTCGTCTCACAGCTCGCGCAATTCAGCCAGTTGGAGCAGAGCGCGAAGCAAGCACAGCTGATGCAGAAGAGCCTCGACGCGCAGACCGCTTCGCTGCAGTTCACGCTGCTGCCCATGGTCGGCCGACAAGTCAGCGTCGATCGTCCGCTGACGCACGTGGAGAACGGTTCGGCCTCGCTGACGTATGCGCTCGAAAAGGGTGCGGCCCGTGTGCAGATTACGATTCTCGATCAGAATCGGCAGGCTGTGCGAGTGTTGGAATACACCGGCCGCCAGGCCGGGCTCAACCAAGCACAGTGGGACGGGAAAGACAGCAAGGGCGTCGCCTTGCCGGCCGGCATCTATGAGTACGCCATCTCTGCCGTCGACAATCAGGGCGCAGCGGTGGCCGCAAAAGGCCGTGCGCAACTCACCGTGACAGGCGTGCGTATGGAAGATGGGCAACCGAAGCTGGCTATCGGCCCGATAGCTGTGGATCCGTCGGAGATTGTGGAAGTGCAGTAG
- a CDS encoding flagellar hook-length control protein FliK: MESSGQESHAGSDAQGQESSPLLTVIPFQPTPEAIDETEVHTEGEIHLEDKVAVGEEIHPSQNGTEASGDLPKPPLISPATVNAPVTESHPSEDHPSPNTVSTPPHDPSKQKLDASATQAKNASQADQVVRQTPYVVVNDSGAAVTDSGKNQPVSVEPQPNAALPQQDSVVRRAFHAYLGAVSSNGKPETPKPDSVLLEEVPQDHSASTQIAYYGRALGNSEDIGARVRWAFPHGQQPGDEAGEQFNELWADHHGPQPDHVVAKLPQAAVVDLQLANGQSAGPMAAGVQAHSGSGPTSPPSNASFVSQPPPAMPTSYPAEHSMRLMTRSVVLDLTQPDLGHVNVRVAMMNDVVHTHMSADRPEVGQYLMNGQDRFQAVLQTNGLEMGQFRVDIDRQGAGRSFQQGQFQEQGHAWNQGSHGMEHEHGRDGRDESRGSLHGLLNLVA; the protein is encoded by the coding sequence GTGGAATCTTCCGGACAGGAGAGCCATGCAGGTTCCGATGCTCAGGGGCAAGAATCTTCGCCTCTACTCACGGTCATTCCTTTTCAGCCGACACCTGAAGCGATCGATGAGACCGAGGTTCACACGGAGGGAGAGATTCACCTGGAGGACAAGGTTGCGGTCGGCGAAGAGATTCACCCGTCTCAGAATGGCACTGAGGCTTCCGGCGATCTCCCAAAGCCTCCGCTGATCTCGCCGGCGACGGTGAATGCTCCGGTGACGGAGTCCCACCCCTCTGAAGACCATCCTTCTCCCAATACGGTTAGCACTCCTCCGCACGATCCGTCGAAACAGAAATTGGATGCTTCGGCGACTCAAGCGAAGAATGCTTCACAAGCCGACCAAGTCGTAAGGCAGACTCCGTATGTCGTTGTGAATGACAGCGGCGCAGCCGTGACGGATAGCGGAAAAAATCAGCCGGTGTCTGTGGAGCCGCAGCCTAACGCGGCCCTTCCACAACAAGACTCGGTGGTTCGGCGGGCGTTTCACGCCTACCTTGGTGCGGTGTCATCAAACGGTAAACCGGAAACCCCCAAGCCGGATTCGGTTCTGCTCGAAGAGGTTCCACAAGACCATTCCGCTTCCACACAGATCGCCTACTATGGGCGAGCCCTTGGGAATTCAGAAGACATCGGAGCGAGGGTGCGGTGGGCCTTCCCACATGGGCAGCAGCCTGGCGATGAGGCAGGAGAGCAGTTCAACGAGTTGTGGGCGGATCACCATGGTCCACAACCTGATCACGTGGTCGCCAAACTGCCGCAGGCGGCTGTGGTCGATCTTCAGCTTGCGAACGGACAGTCTGCCGGGCCGATGGCGGCCGGAGTTCAGGCCCATTCGGGCTCCGGTCCAACGTCGCCGCCTTCCAATGCCTCCTTCGTGAGCCAACCGCCGCCGGCTATGCCGACCTCTTACCCGGCGGAACACTCCATGCGCTTGATGACGCGATCGGTGGTGCTCGACTTGACTCAACCTGATCTGGGTCATGTGAATGTTCGTGTCGCGATGATGAATGATGTGGTCCATACGCACATGTCAGCCGACAGACCGGAGGTGGGCCAATACCTTATGAACGGGCAGGACCGTTTTCAGGCCGTTTTGCAGACGAACGGATTGGAAATGGGACAGTTCCGTGTCGATATCGATCGCCAAGGCGCCGGTCGTTCCTTTCAGCAGGGTCAGTTTCAGGAACAAGGCCATGCGTGGAATCAAGGTTCACATGGAATGGAGCATGAGCATGGCCGTGACGGGCGGGATGAATCGCGCGGATCGCTGCACGGCCTCTTGAATTTGGTCGCGTAG
- the fliJ gene encoding flagellar export protein FliJ — protein MSLDSLQKLRAQTVEALMMELAQITQTLARSEERHRDIETQIQTDSADYERHTKQGLTIEALLEWQARMDSQQTALRHARREINQAASAWQHTKSLLVEASQECKLLELVAEKRQEAKRADMGRQEQRVTDDAASRRYSSGSESRS, from the coding sequence ATGAGTCTCGATTCGTTGCAGAAGTTGCGCGCCCAGACCGTAGAGGCCTTGATGATGGAATTGGCGCAGATCACTCAAACTCTCGCCCGCAGCGAGGAGCGCCATCGCGATATTGAAACTCAGATACAAACGGATTCCGCGGACTATGAACGACACACGAAGCAAGGGCTGACGATCGAAGCCTTGTTGGAATGGCAAGCGCGCATGGATTCCCAACAAACCGCACTGCGCCACGCGCGTCGCGAAATCAACCAGGCCGCTTCGGCATGGCAGCATACCAAGTCTCTCCTTGTCGAAGCCAGTCAGGAGTGCAAGCTGCTTGAGCTGGTGGCGGAAAAACGCCAGGAAGCGAAACGGGCGGACATGGGGCGTCAAGAGCAGCGGGTCACGGATGATGCCGCGAGCCGCCGGTATTCCAGCGGAAGTGAGAGTAGGTCATGA
- a CDS encoding FliI/YscN family ATPase — protein MSLSQLIEHVEPIEISGRVAQAVGIVVEGYGPMTTVGELCRITREACGGPIAAEVVGFRGNRVLLMPLGDMQGIGPGSRITMTGHVADLAVGPGLLGRVLDGCGNPMDGKGPLRTEERYPLHAGAPNPLQRARIRTPLDLGVRAINGFLTCGRGQKMGIFSGSGVGKSVLLGMISRYTKADVNVIALIGERGREVNEFLERDLGTEALGRSVVVVATSDQAPLVRIRAALVATTIAEYFRDAGKQVLLLMDSLTRLAYGQREVGLAIGEPPTTKGYTPSVFALLPKLLERVGTGPGPGTITGLYTVLVDGDDLSDPIADSVRSILDGHIVLSRALAARNHFPAIDLLQSASRVMRDIVGRPQYDAARRLLELVARYRQSEDLVLLGAYKSGMNAGLDRAVQAQEAINSYLRQDIEESSSFAASVQQLEALAQKTA, from the coding sequence ATGAGTCTTAGTCAACTCATCGAGCACGTCGAACCGATCGAAATCTCCGGAAGAGTTGCGCAAGCTGTCGGGATTGTCGTGGAAGGGTACGGGCCGATGACCACCGTCGGAGAACTGTGCCGGATTACGAGAGAGGCCTGTGGGGGGCCGATTGCGGCGGAGGTGGTGGGATTCCGTGGGAATCGTGTCTTGCTGATGCCGCTGGGGGACATGCAGGGCATCGGGCCGGGCAGCCGGATTACGATGACGGGCCACGTGGCCGATCTTGCCGTCGGGCCGGGCTTGTTGGGAAGAGTGCTCGATGGCTGCGGAAATCCGATGGACGGCAAAGGGCCGCTGAGGACCGAAGAACGGTATCCGCTTCATGCCGGAGCGCCCAACCCGCTCCAACGAGCCCGCATCCGCACTCCGCTTGATCTCGGCGTTCGCGCGATCAACGGGTTTCTGACGTGCGGACGCGGGCAGAAAATGGGCATTTTTTCCGGTTCCGGGGTCGGAAAGAGCGTGCTGCTGGGGATGATCAGTCGCTATACCAAAGCGGATGTCAACGTCATCGCCCTCATCGGAGAACGAGGCCGGGAGGTCAACGAGTTCTTGGAGCGCGATCTCGGGACGGAGGCGCTCGGACGCTCCGTCGTAGTTGTCGCGACTTCCGACCAAGCCCCTCTCGTGCGGATACGCGCGGCATTGGTGGCCACAACCATTGCGGAGTATTTCCGTGACGCCGGGAAACAGGTCTTGCTGTTGATGGATTCGCTGACCAGATTGGCCTACGGCCAGCGTGAAGTCGGGCTGGCGATCGGCGAACCTCCGACGACCAAAGGCTATACGCCGTCTGTGTTCGCGCTGTTGCCCAAGCTCTTGGAACGCGTCGGAACCGGACCGGGACCGGGAACCATTACCGGATTGTATACCGTGCTGGTAGATGGGGATGACCTCAGTGATCCGATCGCGGATTCGGTCCGTTCGATCTTGGACGGCCATATCGTCTTATCGCGCGCGTTGGCTGCGCGCAATCATTTTCCCGCGATCGATCTTCTCCAGAGCGCCAGCCGGGTGATGCGGGATATCGTCGGGCGACCGCAGTACGATGCCGCCAGGCGTCTGCTCGAATTAGTGGCCCGGTATCGCCAATCCGAGGATTTGGTGCTGTTGGGAGCCTACAAGTCGGGGATGAATGCCGGACTCGACCGCGCCGTTCAGGCGCAGGAGGCGATCAACTCGTATTTGAGGCAGGACATTGAGGAGTCCTCGAGTTTTGCCGCATCGGTGCAGCAGCTTGAGGCGCTGGCCCAGAAGACGGCATGA
- a CDS encoding response regulator, protein MTGMTIPGMTACERGVSRLQSTILVVDDDEGVRNLFLELFKPERVPIRVSGSGQEALSMVKQMAPALLIVDVLLPDQDGIAVLEEAQRTDNRIIGVAMTGAATVELAVRAMKAGATDFLMKPFQNEVVLATVRRLLELHRLRNENTVLKHAAVRSGAIRLQSAPFQTFGDDGAVRRESDPTEYERGLVDGRRQTEEQRRHDITVLTDAVRKFDAARSQLRQTVDDEVIALALQIVSKILHESAESCRDQIVVQVKTALGAIRESGGVVIQAHPADAAVLEAVRADLTGQQDIVLTIHIEPVPSLPRGSCLLHTATRQVDASLDTQLFRLGDALKSRPQHES, encoded by the coding sequence GTGACGGGCATGACCATTCCGGGGATGACCGCGTGCGAGCGAGGAGTTTCGCGACTTCAGAGCACCATCTTAGTCGTTGACGATGACGAGGGGGTTCGCAATTTGTTCCTCGAACTGTTCAAGCCGGAGCGAGTGCCCATTCGAGTCTCCGGGTCGGGGCAGGAGGCGCTGTCGATGGTGAAGCAGATGGCGCCTGCGCTGCTGATCGTCGATGTCCTACTGCCGGATCAGGACGGGATTGCGGTGCTCGAAGAAGCACAGCGGACTGATAATCGGATTATCGGCGTGGCGATGACGGGAGCCGCGACGGTGGAACTCGCCGTCCGCGCGATGAAGGCCGGCGCCACCGATTTTTTGATGAAGCCTTTTCAAAACGAAGTCGTCCTGGCCACCGTGCGCCGCTTATTGGAACTCCATCGGCTGCGCAACGAAAATACCGTCTTGAAGCATGCGGCCGTACGATCCGGCGCGATACGTCTGCAGAGCGCGCCATTCCAGACCTTCGGAGACGACGGGGCCGTCCGAAGGGAGAGCGATCCGACGGAATATGAGCGAGGTCTGGTGGACGGCCGGCGGCAGACGGAGGAGCAGCGCCGGCACGATATCACCGTGCTGACCGACGCCGTCAGGAAGTTCGATGCCGCCCGGTCACAGCTCCGACAGACGGTCGATGACGAAGTCATCGCGCTCGCGCTTCAGATTGTGTCCAAGATTCTTCACGAGTCGGCCGAGTCGTGCCGGGACCAGATCGTAGTGCAGGTCAAGACTGCGTTAGGCGCCATTCGAGAGTCCGGTGGCGTGGTGATCCAAGCGCATCCGGCGGATGCTGCGGTACTCGAGGCTGTTCGGGCGGATCTCACGGGGCAGCAGGATATTGTGTTGACGATCCACATCGAACCGGTGCCGTCCCTTCCACGGGGAAGCTGCCTGCTGCATACCGCGACGCGACAGGTCGATGCCTCTCTCGATACCCAGCTGTTCCGTTTGGGCGATGCCTTGAAGAGCAGGCCTCAACATGAGTCTTAG
- the fliG gene encoding flagellar motor switch protein FliG, producing the protein MTKNLTGEQKAAILLRAIGEEAAAQVLKQLDPKEIKKLGSFMDGTAQISRDEEDAVISDFRAQSATGQVQFHGKEFIRTVLNKALGPEKAARIIESMARKTYPGLEALKWVDVRSLVQMLRIEHAQTVAVVLAHLESEQAGQVLAGLPESMRGDVALRLATMEEVQPEVLEELSQSMQEALLTSKGMGSQSIGGPEVMADILTRMDKANEGGIMVRIAEKSQPLADAIRALMFVFDDLIKVDDRGMQELMKEISKEDLPLALRGANPEVKEKFFKNMSSRAAEMLKEDMESKGPVKVSDIEKAQQNILKVCRKLEEESRIVIAGPGEEML; encoded by the coding sequence ATGACGAAGAACCTGACGGGTGAGCAGAAAGCAGCGATCCTTCTTCGCGCCATCGGGGAAGAGGCGGCTGCCCAGGTCTTGAAGCAACTCGACCCCAAAGAAATCAAAAAGCTGGGAAGCTTCATGGACGGCACGGCGCAAATCTCGCGAGACGAGGAAGACGCGGTCATCTCGGACTTTCGCGCCCAGAGCGCGACGGGACAAGTCCAGTTCCATGGAAAAGAGTTTATCAGGACCGTGCTCAATAAGGCGTTGGGTCCGGAAAAGGCGGCGCGGATCATCGAATCGATGGCCCGAAAAACCTATCCCGGCCTGGAAGCGCTGAAATGGGTCGATGTGAGGAGCCTGGTTCAAATGCTGAGGATCGAGCATGCCCAGACGGTGGCGGTGGTGCTCGCCCACCTTGAGAGTGAACAAGCCGGGCAGGTGCTGGCCGGGCTTCCGGAATCGATGCGCGGGGATGTGGCGCTTCGGCTCGCGACCATGGAGGAAGTGCAGCCGGAGGTCTTGGAGGAACTCAGCCAAAGTATGCAAGAGGCGTTGTTGACCAGTAAAGGAATGGGATCGCAGAGCATCGGAGGCCCTGAAGTGATGGCCGACATTCTGACAAGAATGGACAAGGCCAACGAAGGCGGCATTATGGTCAGGATCGCCGAGAAGAGCCAGCCGCTGGCCGATGCCATCCGGGCGCTCATGTTCGTGTTCGACGACCTGATCAAAGTCGACGATCGCGGCATGCAGGAATTGATGAAGGAGATCAGCAAGGAAGACCTTCCGTTGGCCCTCAGGGGCGCCAATCCGGAGGTCAAGGAGAAATTCTTCAAGAACATGTCCAGCCGAGCTGCGGAAATGTTGAAGGAGGATATGGAGTCCAAGGGACCGGTCAAGGTGTCCGATATCGAGAAGGCGCAACAGAATATCCTGAAAGTATGCAGGAAGTTGGAGGAAGAAAGCCGCATCGTCATCGCCGGACCGGGAGAGGAGATGTTGTAG
- the fliF gene encoding flagellar M-ring protein FliF: MGGIFSKFSINQRMIILIALAGSVAGLIALTLWTQQPDMQVLFTNLSTEDAAAIVDKLKETKVPYEMTGGGSTVLVPTAQVHDLRLQLATQGLPHGGGVGFEIFDRTSIGMSEFVQKLNYRRALQGELARTIAQLPEVERARVHLAIPERRLFASEQEKARASVILSLRSGQQLTQSQVQGVIHLVSSSIEGLQARDVTVVDGHGRMLSSTATDETSGLTNSQLEYQRSIEKDVETRIQTMLERIVGPNKAVVRVSSLVDFRKVETTEERYDPNSQVVRSEQRGQEKANGSNGVGGGVPGVQSNVPPGTDLEPPQTSSSSSQTKNETVNYEISRTVSKIVEPVGVIKQLSVAVLVDGIYETAKAGEGQSADAPVLARKYTPRSEEDLKRIEDIVKKAMGFSADRQDQVEVVNVQFGTEPEEAQGATAEAMAEGPRPWLPYLRYGVGILLFTVILLFVVRPLLAMLGSTAEQMPAEAVASALPGAVGMGEASLPHAPDRAQIIDMARKNPDTTAVVVKQWLKNPT, encoded by the coding sequence GTGGGAGGTATATTTTCCAAATTCTCCATCAACCAGCGGATGATCATCCTCATTGCATTGGCCGGATCGGTGGCGGGGCTCATTGCCCTGACCCTATGGACGCAGCAACCGGACATGCAGGTGCTGTTCACCAACCTCAGCACTGAAGACGCAGCCGCCATCGTCGACAAGCTCAAAGAGACGAAGGTGCCGTACGAAATGACCGGCGGCGGATCGACAGTGCTCGTTCCGACCGCTCAGGTTCATGATCTGAGGCTCCAACTGGCGACCCAAGGGCTTCCCCACGGAGGCGGGGTCGGGTTTGAGATTTTCGATCGAACATCGATCGGCATGTCCGAATTCGTCCAGAAGCTGAACTATCGTCGCGCCCTACAGGGCGAGTTGGCGAGAACCATCGCGCAGCTGCCGGAAGTCGAACGGGCCCGGGTGCATCTGGCCATTCCGGAGCGGCGTCTCTTCGCCAGCGAACAGGAAAAAGCGCGCGCGTCGGTCATTCTTTCGCTCCGCAGCGGACAACAGCTGACTCAGTCGCAGGTGCAAGGGGTGATCCATCTGGTCTCCAGCAGCATCGAAGGGCTGCAGGCCCGCGATGTCACGGTGGTGGACGGACACGGCCGCATGTTGTCGTCCACGGCGACTGACGAAACGTCGGGGTTGACCAACTCGCAGCTCGAATATCAACGCAGCATCGAAAAAGATGTGGAAACCCGCATTCAAACGATGTTGGAGCGAATCGTCGGGCCCAACAAGGCGGTGGTCCGTGTGTCCAGCCTGGTCGATTTCCGCAAGGTTGAGACGACGGAAGAACGCTATGATCCGAACAGCCAGGTGGTGAGGAGCGAGCAGCGCGGGCAGGAAAAGGCCAATGGCTCCAACGGGGTCGGCGGCGGGGTTCCCGGTGTGCAGTCGAATGTACCGCCGGGAACGGATCTGGAACCGCCTCAGACCAGTTCGAGCAGCAGCCAGACGAAAAACGAGACGGTGAACTATGAGATCAGCCGAACAGTCTCAAAAATCGTGGAGCCGGTGGGGGTCATCAAGCAATTATCGGTCGCGGTGCTGGTCGACGGCATCTATGAAACCGCAAAAGCCGGCGAGGGGCAATCGGCGGACGCGCCGGTCCTCGCACGAAAATACACTCCGCGTTCGGAGGAAGATCTAAAACGGATTGAGGACATCGTCAAGAAAGCGATGGGCTTTTCGGCCGATCGGCAAGATCAAGTGGAAGTCGTCAATGTCCAATTCGGCACGGAGCCGGAGGAAGCACAGGGTGCGACGGCAGAGGCCATGGCGGAAGGCCCGAGGCCGTGGCTGCCGTATCTCCGCTACGGGGTCGGCATTCTGCTGTTTACGGTGATTCTCCTCTTCGTCGTCCGTCCGTTGCTGGCCATGTTGGGTTCGACGGCGGAGCAGATGCCGGCCGAGGCGGTCGCCTCTGCATTACCCGGCGCTGTGGGGATGGGGGAAGCTTCTTTGCCGCACGCACCGGATCGAGCTCAGATCATCGACATGGCCAGGAAGAATCCCGACACGACGGCGGTTGTCGTCAAACAGTGGCTCAAGAATCCAACTTAG
- the fliE gene encoding flagellar hook-basal body complex protein FliE encodes MMSQIYGVTSGIAPIADAAKIGAAGLAETSGTSGFVDSLKSAIGKVNEAKIESNRAVDALMTGESQDLHRTMVALQEADVSFQLMMQIRNKLVAAYEEIQRMQL; translated from the coding sequence ATGATGAGTCAAATTTACGGGGTGACATCCGGTATCGCTCCCATCGCCGATGCGGCGAAGATTGGGGCGGCCGGCCTCGCCGAAACCTCGGGTACCTCCGGGTTCGTGGACTCCCTCAAGTCCGCCATCGGAAAAGTCAATGAGGCGAAAATAGAATCCAACCGGGCGGTGGATGCCCTCATGACGGGCGAATCGCAGGATCTTCATCGCACGATGGTCGCCTTGCAGGAGGCGGACGTGTCGTTCCAATTGATGATGCAGATCCGGAACAAGCTGGTCGCGGCCTATGAAGAGATTCAACGGATGCAGCTCTGA
- the flgC gene encoding flagellar basal body rod protein FlgC, whose translation MEMSDSMAVSVSGLDAQRRRLNVIASNLANAQSTKTPTGGPYKRRDVVFRSTAVPSAFQRAFRQVALGPSARALEGVSVAKVVEDPKPGQLIYDPHHPDADKKGFVRLPNVNVMEEMVNMIGASRAYEANVQAINATRAMWNKALEIGR comes from the coding sequence ATGGAAATGTCCGACAGTATGGCCGTATCGGTTTCCGGTTTGGATGCCCAACGGCGACGACTCAATGTCATTGCCAGCAATCTTGCGAACGCGCAATCGACCAAGACTCCAACGGGTGGTCCGTACAAACGACGCGACGTCGTCTTTCGCTCGACCGCGGTCCCCAGCGCGTTTCAGCGGGCCTTCCGCCAAGTCGCCCTTGGACCATCGGCGCGTGCGCTCGAAGGGGTTTCCGTGGCAAAGGTCGTGGAAGATCCCAAACCCGGGCAGCTGATCTATGACCCGCATCACCCGGATGCCGATAAAAAAGGGTTCGTCCGTCTGCCCAACGTGAACGTCATGGAAGAAATGGTGAATATGATCGGGGCCTCGCGCGCTTATGAAGCCAACGTCCAGGCGATCAACGCGACACGCGCCATGTGGAACAAGGCGCTCGAGATCGGGAGGTAA
- the flgB gene encoding flagellar basal body rod protein FlgB produces MKIFDRTMRLLERTLDLRSARQRVIASNLANEETPGYRASELNFMDQLHSAHKGRLPIMLAATQSRHFGVHGPQGVQAVTGKLSEMPAGDLPLDANSVNLELEMAKLSENAMQYNAATTILAAKFRGLLSAIRDAR; encoded by the coding sequence ATGAAGATTTTTGATCGAACCATGCGACTATTGGAACGGACACTCGATCTTCGCAGTGCGCGGCAGCGTGTGATCGCCTCGAACCTGGCCAACGAAGAAACACCGGGCTATCGCGCGTCGGAGCTGAACTTCATGGACCAATTGCATTCTGCGCATAAGGGGCGCCTGCCGATCATGCTGGCGGCCACTCAGTCTCGGCATTTCGGCGTCCATGGGCCGCAAGGGGTGCAAGCCGTCACGGGGAAGCTCAGCGAAATGCCGGCGGGGGATCTTCCTCTCGACGCGAACTCCGTGAATCTCGAGTTGGAGATGGCGAAGTTATCCGAGAACGCCATGCAGTACAACGCGGCGACCACGATACTGGCCGCCAAATTCCGAGGGTTGTTGAGCGCCATACGAGATGCGCGATGA
- a CDS encoding sigma-54-dependent Fis family transcriptional regulator, translated as MSDRDKNSTLSESTDESERILIVDDDPSMRAALTETVRRLGYSVQGASDGVDAMERIVRFRPWMVLTDLRMPRLSGLDLIKEIKSRAPQVTIVLMTAYGTIETAVEAMKLGASEYLLKPFSMDLLERIIVNLKAGREEGAGTDLLTQPADNRAILTQDPGMVRLLSTIEGVASSQATVLIHGESGTGKELLARFIHNRSPRAHRPFIAVNCAALPDGLLESELFGHERGAFTGALIRKIGKFEMAHSGTLLLDEISEMNLTLQAKLLRVLQEREVDRIGGRDPVPVNIRVIATTNRGLYREVEQGRFREDLYYRLNVFPITVPPLRERIADIPLLARHFVNQSATRNGLTPPSLSESAIAHLQRLVWKGNVRELENVMERAVLLAGQSPILPDHCPPERSDETAAQLVRPQQPANGSLWEMERELIFKTLARVKDNRTHAAKELGISIRTLRNKLREYRESEQTLSIITP; from the coding sequence ATGAGTGACCGCGATAAGAACAGCACTCTTTCAGAGAGTACCGACGAAAGCGAACGGATCTTGATTGTCGACGATGACCCGTCGATGCGGGCGGCGCTGACGGAGACTGTCAGGCGGCTGGGCTATTCCGTGCAAGGGGCCTCCGACGGAGTCGATGCGATGGAACGGATCGTCCGGTTCCGTCCCTGGATGGTACTGACCGACCTCCGGATGCCACGCCTGAGCGGCCTGGACTTGATCAAAGAGATCAAGTCGCGAGCGCCGCAGGTCACAATCGTGCTCATGACGGCCTATGGAACGATCGAAACGGCGGTCGAGGCGATGAAGCTCGGCGCCAGCGAATACCTCTTGAAGCCGTTTTCTATGGACTTGTTGGAGCGAATCATCGTGAATCTCAAAGCGGGACGGGAAGAAGGCGCCGGAACGGACCTGCTTACCCAACCGGCCGATAACCGGGCGATCTTAACTCAAGACCCCGGAATGGTCAGACTGTTGAGCACAATCGAGGGGGTGGCGTCCAGCCAAGCGACCGTGCTCATCCATGGAGAGAGCGGTACGGGGAAAGAGCTCTTGGCTCGGTTCATCCACAATAGAAGCCCACGGGCGCATCGGCCATTCATCGCGGTCAACTGCGCCGCATTGCCGGATGGGCTACTCGAGAGCGAACTCTTCGGCCACGAGCGCGGCGCGTTTACCGGCGCCTTGATCAGAAAAATCGGCAAGTTTGAGATGGCGCATTCCGGAACGCTGCTCCTGGACGAGATCAGCGAAATGAACCTGACCCTTCAAGCGAAGTTGCTGCGTGTCTTGCAAGAACGCGAGGTGGATCGGATCGGCGGACGCGATCCGGTTCCCGTCAACATCCGCGTGATCGCCACGACGAATCGGGGGCTCTATCGCGAGGTCGAACAAGGCCGCTTTCGCGAGGATCTCTACTATCGGTTGAACGTATTTCCCATCACCGTCCCACCGCTACGCGAGCGCATCGCCGATATTCCTCTCCTCGCGCGGCATTTTGTGAACCAATCGGCCACGAGGAACGGCCTGACTCCGCCGTCCTTGTCGGAGAGCGCCATCGCGCATTTGCAGCGGCTGGTGTGGAAGGGAAACGTGCGCGAGCTGGAGAACGTGATGGAACGGGCGGTGCTGTTGGCCGGGCAGAGTCCCATCCTTCCCGATCATTGCCCTCCGGAGCGAAGCGACGAGACGGCGGCGCAGCTCGTCCGTCCGCAACAGCCGGCGAACGGATCTCTGTGGGAGATGGAACGGGAATTGATCTTTAAGACGCTGGCGCGCGTGAAAGACAATCGCACACACGCCGCGAAAGAATTAGGCATCAGCATCCGCACGCTACGAAACAAGCTGCGGGAGTATCGGGAGAGCGAGCAGACATTGTCGATCATCACGCCATGA